From a region of the Zingiber officinale cultivar Zhangliang chromosome 4B, Zo_v1.1, whole genome shotgun sequence genome:
- the LOC121974639 gene encoding probable NAD(P)H dehydrogenase subunit CRR3, chloroplastic — MEAFAVARSSSLSSLPVVVLAYKTTPPPRKNNASPPRKQKPPTIAEVQRAIGVADEPFLRSPGGSESSSSSSPPFLGFFMQESAAERKLREAAEWMVERTEAQAQSGQKMLLLLCLNILPVWLLLLLVASGVLKLPFDLPIWKDIIS, encoded by the exons ATGGAGGCTTTCGCAGTTGCAAGATCTTCGTCGTTGTCTTCTTTGCCCGTCGTCGTTCTCGCCTACAAGACCACGCCGCCTCCTCGCAAGAACAACGCCTCGCCGCCCCGCAAGCAGAAGCCACCCACCATCGCCGAGGTCCAGAGGGCCATTGGCGTCGCCGACGAGCCCTTCCTCCGCTCACCTGGCGGATCcgaatcttcttcttcctcttctcctccttttctcgGGTTCTTCATGCAGGAGAGCGCCGCGGAGAGGAAGCTCCGGGAGGCCGccgaatggatggtcgaacgcACCGAGGCCCAGGCGCAGTCTG GGCAAAAGATGTTGTTGCTTTTATGTCTGAACATCCTACCTGTGTGGCTTTTACTACTCTTGGTGGCTTCTGGAGTTTTAAAGTTGCCGTTTGATCTTCCAATTTGGAAAGACATCATCTCCTGA
- the LOC121974638 gene encoding myb-related protein 308-like: MGRSPCCEQAHTNRGAWNKEEDDRLIAYIKAHGEGCWRSLPKAAGLLRCGKSCRLRWMNYLRPDLKRGNFTSQEDEIIINLHALLGNKWSVIAAKLPGRTDNEIKNHWNTHIKRRLIGRGLDPKTHRPIKTTAAAVSPAPPPAHDFAVVSSNDIDAAPEEGQSSTTSGDVVNLDLSISLCLPSSRSRTAWPEVATTPPPPADEAAASPTTICFCYHLGFRSGEVCSCHIASSRRHSLGLYMRLEEGQRIENYCVDS; encoded by the exons ATGGGCAGGTCTCCCTGCTGTGAGCAGGCTCACACCAACAGAGGAGCTTGGAACAAGGAAGAAGACGATAGACTCATCGCTTACATCAAAGCTCACGGCGAAGGCTGCTGGAGGTCTCTACCCAAAGCTGCAG GCCTTCTGCGCTGCGGCAAGAGCTGCCGCCTCCGGTGGATGAACTACCTCCGACCCGACCTCAAGCGCGGTAACTTCACCAGCCAAGAGGACGAGATCATCATCAACCTCCACGCCTTGCTCGGAAACAA ATGGTCGGTGATAGCAGCGAAGCTACCGGGAAGGACGGACAATGAGATCAAGAACCACTGGAATACCCACATCAAGCGCAGGCTCATCGGCCGTGGGCTCGACCCCAAGACCCACCGCCCCATCAAGACTACAGCTGCCGCGGTTTCTCCGGCGCCACCGCCGGCGCACGATTTTGCCGTTGTTTCGTCGAACGATATCGACGCGGCGCCGGAGGAGGGGCAGAGCAGCACCACCTCCGGAGACGTCGTCAACCTCGACCTCAGCATCAGCCTTTGCCTTCCTTCTTCGCGGTCGCGCACGGCCTGGCCGGAGGTCGCGACGACGCCGCCACCTCCGGCGGATGAAGCCGCCGCGTCTCCGACGACCATTTGCTTCTGCTACCACCTGGGCTTTCGCAGCGGGGAGGTCTGCAGCTGCCATATTGCGAGCTCCAGGAGGCATTCCCTTGGCTTATACATGCGATTGGAAGAAGGGCAACGGATTGAAAATTATTGTGTGGACAGCTAA
- the LOC121974636 gene encoding FT-interacting protein 7-like: MKVVVEVADAVELMPKDGHGSADPFVEVEFDGQRHRTETKFKDLSPAWNETFVFNVLDAAQLADETIQVLVYHDKRNGEEGRSGRGRGGGHHRNFLGRVRISGASVPLSANYSVLQRFPLDKRGLFSSVRGDIGLRVYAMPDSAEEVRLSAEVPLAGPFVPVDEVPVENKETTFAPDQEPLPPQVFYSVGIGEASSAAAAAATAVSDGGLAYDITQMNQAMFGSPSVISMSQAHARAEEAPLAPPQPLIQLRSPPVRPGSHYDLVETPPPMASRPGFRSAILGAAGEKIASTYDLVEQMRYLYVNVVKARDLPTMDITGSLDPYVELKLGNYRARTRYLDKNSNPVWHQVFAFSQHNLQSNVLEVVVKDKDLMKDDFVGRLTFHLEEVPLRVPPDSPLAPQWYKPEDKKGDKIHHGELMLSVWMGTQADEAFPIAWHSDAHDVGLEGLANTRSQVYFSPRLVYLRVIAIEAQDLVPHDRNRPPVNVWLKAQLGHQILRTRGVAGTVNPVWNDDLLFVASEPSDEQLVLTVEDRVAANRDEPLGRLVLPLSAAHRRMEHHHKAVEPRWFSLAKPTASDKEATAESDKEQHKFSSKIHLHLYLEMGYHVLDESTQYSSDFQPASKVLRPKQSIGVFDLGILGARNLMPMKAKDGRATDAYCVARYGSKWIRTRTILNSLAPQWHEQYTWEVFDPCTVLTIGVFDNCHWGGNKEDVRDQRIGKVRIRLSTLETGRVYTHFYPLLMLHTSGLRKTGELHLAVRFTCTSSVNMLALYGKPLLPKMHYVQPISMRMMEYLRHQAMIIVASRLGRAEPPLVREAVEYMLDVDSHMFSLRRSKANFYRIMSLLSRVMAAGRWFDAVRNWRNPVTTVLAHIVFVILVFYPELILPTVFLYLFLVGAWNYRFRPRKPSHMDTRLSHAEMANPDELDEEVDTFPSSRSAEVVRNRYDRMRSVAGKVQTIVGDMATQAERVQALLSWRDPRATTIFILLSLAIAVVLYVTPFQVVEVLSGMFLLRHPIFRSRMPSVPFNLYRRLPAKSDMLL, translated from the coding sequence ATGAAGGTGGTGGTGGAGGTTGCGGACGCAGTGGAATTGATGCCGAAGGATGGCCACGGCTCTGCGGACCCGTTCGTGGAGGTGGAGTTCGACGGGCAGCGCCACCGCACGGAGACCAAGTTCAAGGACCTCAGCCCGGCGTGGAATGAGACTTTCGTCTTCAACGTGCTCGACGCCGCGCAGCTCGCCGACGAGACGATCCAGGTGTTGGTGTACCACGATAAGAGGAACGGCGAAGAGGGAAGAAGCGGTCGCGGGCGTGGTGGCGGGCACCACCGCAACTTCCTTGGACGCGTCCGCATCTCCGGGGCCTCCGTACCGTTGTCGGCCAACTACTCCGTGCTCCAGCGGTTTCCCCTCGATAAGCGCGGCCTTTTCTCTAGCGTCCGCGGCGATATCGGACTCCGCGTCTACGCAATGCCGGATTCCGCCGAGGAGGTCCGGCTCTCGGCTGAGGTGCCGCTCGCTGGTCCTTTCGTCCCTGTCGACGAAGTTCCAGTAGAGAACAAAGAAACGACGTTCGCTCCGGATCAGGAGCCGCTGCCGCCTCAGGTGTTCTACTCCGTCGGAATCGGCGAAGCCAgcagcgccgccgccgccgccgccaccgccgTTTCGGATGGAGGATTGGCTTACGATATCACCCAGATGAATCAGGCGATGTTCGGATCACCGTCTGTCATCAGCATGTCCCAAGCCCATGCACGGGCTGAGGAGGCGCCGCTTGCGCCTCCACAGCCCCTCATCCAACTCCGCTCTCCTCCCGTCCGCCCTGGCAGTCACTACGACCTCGTGGAGACTCCACCGCCCATGGCAAGCCGTCCTGGGTTTCGCAGTGCAATCCTCGGCGCCGCCGGTGAGAAGATCGCCTCCACCTATGACCTGGTTGAGCAAATGCGATACCTGTACGTGAACGTGGTGAAAGCTCGGGACCTCCCCACCATGGACATCACCGGTTCCCTCGATCCTTACGTGGAGCTCAAGCTCGGCAACTACAGAGCCAGAACGCGATACCTCGACAAGAACTCCAACCCCGTGTGGCACCAGGTCTTCGCCTTCTCCCAGCACAATCTCCAGTCGAACGTCCTCGAGGTGGTCGTCAAGGACAAGGACCTCATGAAGGACGACTTCGTGGGTCGACTCACCTTCCACCTGGAGGAGGTGCCCCTGCGCGTTCCTCCCGACAGCCCCCTGGCCCCGCAATGGTACAAGCCGGAGGACAAGAAAGGGGACAAGATTCACCATGGCGAGCTCATGCTCTCGGTGTGGATGGGGACGCAGGCGGACGAGGCCTTCCCCATTGCGTGGCACTCCGACGCCCATGACGTAGGCCTCGAGGGCCTAGCCAACACCCGTTCCCAGGTGTACTTCTCTCCCAGGCTCGTCTATCTCCGGGTTATCGCCATCGAGGCGCAGGACCTCGTGCCCCACGACAGAAATCGGCCGCCGGTCAACGTGTGGCTCAAGGCGCAACTAGGCCATCAAATCTTGCGCACTCGCGGCGTCGCTGGCACGGTTAACCCCGTTTGGAACGACGATCTGCTGTTCGTTGCGTCGGAGCCGTCCGACGAGCAACTCGTACTGACGGTAGAGGACCGGGTGGCGGCGAATCGGGACGAACCGCTAGGCCGGCTGGTGCTGCCGCTATCCGCCGCGCATAGGCGGATGGAGCATCATCACAAGGCTGTGGAGCCTCGATGGTTCAGCCTCGCCAAACCGACGGCCTCTGACAAGGAGGCCACGGCCGAGAGCGACAAGGAGCAGCACAAGTTCTCCAGCAAGATCCACCTCCATCTCTACCTCGAGATGGGCTACCACGTGCTTGATGAATCAACGCAGTACAGTAGCGACTTCCAGCCGGCGTCCAAGGTGCTCCGGCCGAAACAGAGTATTGGGGTGTTCGATCTCGGTATCCTCGGGGCGCGCAACCTCATGCCGATGAAGGCCAAGGATGGACGGGCTACCGACGCCTACTGCGTGGCCAGGTACGGATCCAAATGGATCCGCACGCGGACGATCCTCAACAGCCTCGCGCCGCAGTGGCACGAGCAGTACACCTGGGAGGTGTTCGATCCCTGCACGGTGCTCACCATCGGCGTCTTCGACAACTGCCATTGGGGAGGCAATAAGGAGGACGTCAGGGACCAGAGGATCGGTAAGGTCCGCATTCGTCTCTCAACGCTGGAGACCGGCCGTGTGTACACCCATTTCTATCCCCTTCTGATGCTGCACACCTCCGGCCTGAGGAAAACAGGGGAGCTGCATTTGGCCGTCAGGTTCACCTGCACCTCGTCGGTGAACATGTTGGCCCTCTACGGCAAGCCGCTGCTGCCGAAGATGCACTACGTCCAGCCGATCTCGATGCGGATGATGGAATACCTCCGGCACCAGGCAATGATCATCGTGGCCTCACGGCTCGGCCGCGCGGAGCCTCCGCTGGTTCGGGAGGCAGTGGAGTACATGCTTGACGTGGACTCGCACATGTTCAGCCTCCGGCGGAGCAAGGCCAACTTCTACCGCATCATGTCGCTGCTCTCCCGCGTGATGGCAGCCGGCCGGTGGTTCGACGCGGTGCGGAACTGGAGGAATCCAGTGACGACCGTATTGGCGCACATCGTGTTCGTGATCCTGGTCTTCTACCCGGAGTTGATCCTGCCCACCGTGTTCCTCTACCTCTTCCTGGTAGGCGCTTGGAACTATCGGTTCCGGCCTCGAAAGCCGTCGCACATGGACACGAGGCTGTCGCACGCGGAGATGGCGAATCCGGACGAGCTCGACGAGGAGGTCGACACGTTCCCGTCTTCGAGGTCCGCCGAGGTTGTGCGAAACCGGTACGACCGGATGCGGAGCGTGGCGGGCAAAGTGCAGACCATCGTGGGCGACATGGCGACGCAGGCCGAGAGAGTGCAGGCGCTGCTCAGCTGGCGAGACCCGCGCGCCACCACCATCTTCATCCTGCTCTCCCTCGCCATTGCCGTCGTCCTCTACGTGACGCCATTCCAGGTGGTGGAGGTGCTCTCCGGGATGTTCCTACTCCGCCACCCCATCTTCCGGAGCAGGATGCCCTCTGTTCCCTTCAATTTGTACCGGAGGTTGCCGGCCAAGTCGGACATGCTTCTATAA